The Odontesthes bonariensis isolate fOdoBon6 chromosome 19, fOdoBon6.hap1, whole genome shotgun sequence genome includes the window GTATACATTTGAGACAGTCACTAGGGTTAGGGGCAGGGGCATAAAAAGAGAGCACGTCAGAGATGTAACAGGGAGCAAGACCGTGTAATGCTTTAAACACTGTTAGCAGAATCATAAAGTCAATTCTATAGGAGACACGCAGCCAATGTAGGCCTGCCAGAACAGGAGATGATGAACACTAAGAGGTGGACAGGAATTGGAAAAACGAAACAACTACATTGCGAACTTCCTGCACAGCAAACgaagaaaactaaaacaaataagaaaataaacaaactccaaacaaagggggaaaaaaacacagcaatcaaggcacagcaaacaaagaaaaccaacacaaacaagaaaataaataattaataaataaataatatataattGCACACCTCTACACAGTAATCACAGCACACAGATGTTTACAGCACAAAGTTCGCAATGTAGAGGTATCATGCAACCATATTAAAAGCATACCATAACCATAAAAGCACAGCAAATAAAACAGACCCCTGACCCCTAAAAACACTTTGTACACAACGGGGCAGGGCACAGGGGAACTATAGCTTCACATTGCTAAATTGTGGACTATTGTAGTTTCATGCCAATTTGCTTACCACTGGCATGTTCTCGGCCTCCCTCACGTGGTCCTCCACAGGATCCTTTTCAGTCACCAGGTTGAATGAGGGATCACCGGTCCGAGAGGAAGACATACACACAAATGGACAGTAAAGGGTCaggtgtgcgcacacacacttcAGTCTTTCCTTCCAACAGAGGTAACTTATCCGGGTAACCAGTACACCTGTGTACTTGTCTTACAATCAGCTGACTGGTTGGATCAAGTTTGTGGTGGGTTCTTGTAAGGTTTTTAGTGTGTTACAGTAACAGCTATGAAATTTCATGTGCAAGTGTTGTACTTAAACCATGAATTTACTTTTCACACCTCTGGTTTGGCCATACCTTGACTTTCCGACGAGGAAGCCTATAAAGAGACTCCAGCTTCCCGCAGAGCAGATCTTTAGCCTCCTGCGTCCAGAATGCAAAGCGTTGCCCGTGTCTGCAGAGAAAATCAATGAATATTATATATAGTGATGTGAAATCAACAAGAAGTTTAAAAATGTCTATCCACTTTTAAATGGTCCTACCCTTCAATGGAGAACCGCTCCATGACCTCCAAACACCACCATTTGCGGATTGATGGCATGTCCTCCTACATAAAACCAATTATGTGAAACCACTGTGAACATTTGTATCTGTGAAGACTAGACATATGGACAATGTTAATTATGTCAGCCAATGATGAATATACAACTTACCTCTGAGAAGTTTAATGGAGAGCTGATGCAAAAGCTGAGCGCATACTACAAAACAAAGGGGGAAAAAGCACACAAACAGTAACTGTAAGTGTAAGTGTATCAGAACCAGCTAAAACTTGTACTTTACCATGAGCATGAAGACTCCACAGTTAACTCAGCTGGTTTGTTGTGGGAAACCCTGAATAACAAAGTATCAGACTGTGAATATGATGGGGGTGTAACTACAGTACAATCGACATGATGGAAACACATAACAACACATGTCAACAACACCTATAAAAGCttgattttaaatatttacgTCGAAGTCACAGCCAGTCTTCTCAGTCCATTGTCCTGGCTGAATGGACTGTGCAATGTTCCTAAAGTACAATAAATAAAACCAGTTGAGAACAAACCAGTGATTGAAAATGCAAATGTGTTCCTATAGCGATATGAAACCACAGAACAAGGCTCGAAAAACTGAAGCCATAAAAGTGAAAGAACCCAAAGTGAAAGCCCACCTGTGAAACTCCTATTGTCATTGTGACACAACATTGCACAGCACACAGTGCTCCCTTCACACAAAATTACCTTACCCACACGTGCATGGGGGCAGCCCTAGGGAGCAGTGCAGTGGGACAGGACCCCACCAACTCTCGCGTCAGCAGTCGAACCAGCAACCTTTGGGCTACATGTCTGACAACTTAACCGCTTACCAATGACTGCCCATAGAACAAGGCTTGAAAACCTAAAGCCATAGAACAAGGCTTGAAAACCTTTGAAAAGATCAGTGGAACTAGGCCAACTAGGCCCATGTATAAACCTAAATATTGCTCTGTATGCCTCATCTCCAAAACCTTCAGGAAGAAGAGAGTCCAAAAAGATCATCTGCCTGTCTTGAACTTTTAACACCTGCAGACATACATTTTGTGTGACCCATCAACATGGTTAATTTGTAAATTGTTAAATAGGGCAGAAATGGGTCTGAAAGACTCAAATGTTCACTCAACACATAACAAGTAGTGATCCCCTCGGCCTGGTTGCCTGCTCCAAGCAGGAAAAAGTATGGCATCCCTTGAACGCACGTTGTCCTGTTTTTCGGGAATAATTTCACAGACAGAAATACACACTTACTGTCCTATGGGGCATTGATATGGATAGGTCAATAAACATTGTCAGAATTTCGGaggaagtgtatatatataaacatacacataCTGCTGCAAAGACACTTACCGGCAGGTTAGACAGGGGGTCCGCATCCGCTTTCCATGTAGGGACAACGAACATGTCCACAATATGGACATCTTTTCCCTACTCAGAGACATACTGATAACCACTTCTAACAAAATACACCTTCATAACACATACACTAAAGATTTAGAAAGGTAAATAAATGAATCAAAACCAGATTTACATGCGTTAGAGCAGCCTCGCGCACCAACTTCAGACAGGCATTTCCaatctaaaaagaaaacaaaattgtcATCCTTGCGGTCTGGTCATAATATAGGCTACCTAAATGATCGAAAGGTCATACTCACGGTCGAATCCATGCACCTGTTGAGACCCAAACTCCAGAAATCCTCACGGAGAAGGCAGACCTCTCCATCTTTGACGAGGAGTTCATTAGCTGGGCGGATGGTGTCCAGGACATATTTCAGCTACAATGCATGTCATACTCACAGTTATGGCAGGAGTAAGCCATAATTAACACACAGCATGCCAGTACTATGGGtcagtgacaaaaaaaatatattaataattaaataataataaataatcttTTCAGAAGTCACTTGCCAGGGCATCCTGAAAAGGACCTGCGTCTTTGGCCCATTTGTCACCCAACCAGGCGTATCCATGGTCTTGCTTCAGGGAACAGGAATTGTAACCATGGTGGTCATGATAGACTGACAGCCTCTGACAATCGTGGCCTGCTAACATACCAACAAAACATTAATAAAAGAGAAATTAACTTTAATGTCATACAGATCACCTCCACAAATTAAGCTTCAAAAGATAAGATAACTCTTACTCTCCACTCGATGATATGGCTTGAGACGAGAGATATTGTGCTTTTGCCGTGTCCCCTTCTCTGTAGTGATTGTGGCAACACCTTTTCCCGACAGGCCTACAACTGTATATGGCCCTCTGTGGCGGGCAGACAGGCCTTCTGTGAGGGTCTTGTTCCTCGGGTTCTGCGACACCAGCACCTGATCACCAACACCAATTGGACGGACTGGCAATTTTTTGCCCTTGCGGGTGGCAAATCCCTTCATTTGGCGTTGCTGTGCCCTTTCAATGTTTTGCAAAACCTAAAATACAGTAGTGGACACAATACAATAGTCATTGTAGGCCTGGCTAAAACACACCTATTCTGATCATCACCTATTGTCTTTAAGAACTGACCTTCTCGTTCACCGCTTTCATTTTATTGACCGCACTGTCAATGTCCTCCTCTGGATTGCCCAATTCAAAGTCTGTCAGGGGACAGGCGTTATGCACCTCGGGCAACACTGGATGGCGGTGGAACATCAGATAGAAAGGTGTATGCCTTGTGGATGCCTAGACACATAGCACATTTACATTAGGATTATAAATAGAcaacaggaaacagaaaaaagcTAGAACGAATAGCCACCTGTGAAGATGTGTTGATGCCATAGATGACAGCATCGAGGTGCAGATCCCAGTCATCATGAGCATCGTTCACATATTTCCTTAAGGCACGCCTGATGTTTTGGTTAGTCCGCTCATCCTTCACATTAATAAAAAAGTACaaatcaaaatgaaataaattatttttttaaagcataaaTTCCCTGCACggtatgtacaaaaaaaaaaaaaacattgtatttTTTATTACCTGGCCATTCGTCTGGGGGTGATAGGCACTGGAGACCGAATGCTTAATGTGGAGCATGTCAAAAATTCTCTCATTTAACTGTggacaaattatgtaaaaaagaTTATGGTTCCATGAATGATTTCATTCATGGAGAAGTATGATGAGCCACAAGTTTGTAAATGGGCCAGAATGACAACAACTGAACTGGATTGAAGGCAGTTCTACAGATGCAGACACCAACACTGTTACTGATGTAAAAAGCTTCTCACCTCGTTTACAAACTCCTTCCCTTGGTCAGTTATTATTCTTTGGACCATACCGAACGTGTACATGATTTTTACAAGTGGTCGGCATACCTCCACCGCTGTCTTTGAAGGAAGAGGGGAGGCATCAACCCACTTACTGTACAGGTCGGTCATGGACATAATGTACTTATGTCCTCTTTCCTTTTCCTTCAGTGGACCAACAAGGTCCAGCCCGATGACGGTCCAGGGATCTGTAACCTGACAAAAATGCCTCATATTTATGTCTCCTACATTTTGCAGATGGATACATAAAAGTAAcacacattggccctcatttatcaagccgtcgtagaaagcatcatTGATATGAGCGGACAACTCGTCGTAcccagaggctcaagtgagatttacagaacatgcgtaccacaccaatcccatcgtaagacagagcggctgttgataaatccggcgggtgaaatccatcgtaatgatcctaaccacgccttctacaaaagggccgcacctctagatttgcgacatggatagacgaaaggcggcaaagaaacgctgtcaacgctgttgacagctgggacggctccgatccaggtttggatttgagtgccttggaggagagggtggctggcctgatcggagctacgtcttttttccttgaataacagaatgtgcaggctggtgggatctctgggtacggggtcccaccagcctgcacatttttttgggcaatgtatggagaaccccgcatgcaataataatattgcataccttttcaggcgtatatagaagggttcccccgcagccgagagacagatccacctgccctttaggtaccctaacctctccacagtgcgcagtgttaaagcgcctctcctgttcggtgtgagggtgcgcggttgaataatgagccatcactcttccaattacggagttgtacttgtttaatttatttaattcgcgtttatgtttatatttatgttgaagtcaaataaaacatgggccttctttgaagtgataagtctgtaattttaaccaagggatttgttgcaACTCataaggcacgcactagtgacgctgctgtttatgtatgctattgcagtcaccgcaagtcaaaatggaaaagtgcgtacacgccctcagacctgtcgtggcgatttcatctttcctgcgctcacgatggatttgataaatgccaacctttgcgcagaaaagaacgtacacacgacctacgcacgtttttcgtcttacgcaagtttgataaatgagggccattgtgtatGTTTTTTCTTGAAAGAATGCAAACCGCCTGCTTGAATTGAATACAAACTCGCTACCTTTATGGGATGCAGGGCTGGGGCATCCGTTTGGATGGGGTCATTGAGCTGACACTTGTGGCAGCATCTCACCTTAGACAAATAATAACAACACATAGGAGAATTCTTTCCACTCACATTTTTACTGCGTGTGACGACAAAATCAGACACAATGAGGAACTAGGCATACAAGATGATATGAATAAAATTCTGAATATAAGTAGGCTTCTTACTTACCCAGCTCTCGACGTCCTTTGCCTGGCCGTCCCAGAAATAGCCAGCAATAGTTTTATTTCTAGTACCCCTTACACCTCTGTGGTTGCCAGACCCAGGGAGATTGTGGCACTCGTTAAGGACGGCAGTTTTTTCTGCGTCACTGGTCACCACCAGCCGCATGTACTGCCGCTTCGGTCCGACATAAAATATGCGACAATctattaaaacaagaaaaattatAGGCCCAACGAATTTAGACTTTTTGATAAGGCTACGTGAGGTTAAGTCCTGATCGCGAATCATCTCCTTGGCTCGCTGCCAAGTGCTAGTCAGCATCAAGTGAATTCCACACTGACATTCTGACAAAACAACagagtaaaacaacaaaaaagtcttgATCGCACATCATCTCCTTGGCTCGCTGTCGTGAACGCTGCCTTTATAAGTGCTAGTAAGCATCAAGCGACAGTTCTGACAAACATTGACATTCTgacaaaacagagtaaaacaacaaaatgtaataacatgattaatgacagcaataaatgcGCCTCCGCTTCCGAGTAAGCGGATAGGTAGGCCTATAATTGCTGACATATATTAAGTTTATTATTTATAAGATTATTTATAAGATAAGTAAgattgaaaaaaatgtcaagtcGGGAATGTGATGAAATTGGGCTTACCTTTCAGTACAAAGTTTTTCGATGCGCGGCGAACCTTCCATCTTTCCTCCTTTCCCCAGAGGGGCAAAACTTGCCCCGTCTCTAAAAACGTTTTTACATTCTCATAAAAGCCTTCCATCTTCTGTCAGGAGTCAGACCACAGATTCTCTCCTCCTACTCAACTAGGTCTGTGCTACTCATATTAAGTAGCTGAGGTAAAACTGTCGTAAATACGCGCCAAATACGCGCCCGGATATCCGGAATACGCGCCCGGATATCCGGAGTACTCACATCCGGTAAGCACTCACGTCGGGTCGCGACTCGCTACAGTCCCGACTCTGAACACGTGATaacatagcaacagaaagctgcatgcaggtgagtccagaaaataatgaatttagcggtcagacgttagcagaaatgtcttcaaagtgctctgtgtcattggtttgattcctgctcctggacacgggcagtcagaacatgcagcagagagtaaaaagttcagataacctggctgctattcacagttagcccggtctgctaacgctaacgctaacgcttgatagaagtgtgcagccaaaacatgtgatttgatgtgtttaacgtacacaatatgccatatttcatgattagatcttaaaatgggacttaattatgctcaatataaataatttaatgacattaagagtttaagttgtgtgaagaggagcaTAGCAcaaagacttgtgggtgatccaggaaagtatcacaggagcagtagaaatccagttctcctcagtatcagtgtgtgatttctcagatttacactcagaagcccattaaaagacagtctgactgtcctcttcagaagtgtctcatgaaagcttcattattcactttcctttacatatccaatattttctgttatccacgaaccaacaaggactgagcacatgataaaaaggttctggaaatgagaacaggtttagaaacggagagaatctgaagtaatgagtttaatggaatgtgactggatggttaaaaactgtgcagaccagaatggagcagcagaaccaggagctgaaccaggagcagaaccaggagctgaacccctccaccaggaacagagccggctcatcctctgggtccaccgggccacaggtcagtgtggaggaggtttttattttatttcttatttatttggtgaggactctgcacattaatcaacatatcagcaaagcatccatgtaaatatgccggagttagcacagttgcttaatttcatccgttgtcctcaggcaggtatcataaaaacatacagacaatacaccatgacaaaaaactaaagaacaaacaaacagaaaatatttagaaagattcacatcaaagttaagagtccgtacacaaaagggaaaagacggagaggtgacccatgagagcagctctggctgttttcaaccactgtttaaggctctttttaaaggtggtggaattgtcccagtttctaacacgagttggcagtgtgttccagcactgttcctctgatggactccaccatttggccaaacttagtcctgcatcattgcacatcagtctcctctagtgctctggggtttactctagaggattctgtctttatgaaatcctgtaatagtggaggggctaatcctttggaaaccttaaagctatggtaggtaatcctagagagctagcaagagagctagcaagactcgaaagtgtccactcctctaagctccacccccccctccccattccgtcagtgcttcatccaaagccggtggaaccgcatgcgcacatggagcagggagccggcagaggggggcgtaggcagaaagcagaggcatctgattggttttttgtaggcgaccaatccgagatcagcgggattggtcagctttttctcagtcctgcagctgccacagaggtctgattattttcgtccctttttctaaatacatcttgtatagatttctctcaggatagacggaccatttcacccagtattacaaaatatgtttctgaacaggattacctaccatgcctttaaagatgagacagacatccaaaaacagctTATAGCTATCAAAGTAGCTTTAGTCCAAGTTCTTCAACTGAGCcaatgaaaaatctattgataactcacagtaatctccagattgtcagttagctcatcatttacctggagctgtagatcactaagatggggagataactcatttagattgttccatattagcttttaatcaccatttgccccatttatggcctcaatatagaatctgctttcaccttacgggtcatccttaagactttatctctatttttcattcattttataatttcattgttcaaccagggcagattatttctatgttgcttggatttaccttttgttttgtgaatcgttataatatcattgacttttttaataaagttatattagctagcctcaatgttgttattttccagaatattagaccttctagattttggatttcctcattcaggaatagttgctggcttttgggtatgaagtagaactggtgacctctggtggatgccattAAATGCATCCTCTTAATTTTCCATGAGCACAAGATAAAATTGTGATCTGACCGGCCAGATAATAGATTAAAAGTCTTAGAGATTCTTTCAGGATTATTAGTAAATATTAGatcaattgttgtatttgacgtattagttattcttgtcgctccttttataatttgtctcaaattgtactcatccatcagctgtttaatttttttcctgacttgatgtcccagttgatattaaaatcagcgagtaggatgatttcctttttcgagttgcagtgatttaagattgtctgaagatgatcataaaacacatcctttgctgaggtggatccacacaaatcacagtaaaagacattgcagagcagagtgatgcatttaGACCAATACAGGGCTCCAGAGTCGCACATGCaacctattttctcaatggtgcgcctaaaaaaaatctcaggttgcaaccacccgttcgaggaaaaaaaaaaaaaaaagtctacgcgactgaaagtctccctgtggttcaacaacagacacacgttagacccatatcgtggtctaaaccaatcagagatgGTGAAGGGCGGGACCCCCCTCTGATTGGCCCGTGTACGTGTGTACGTTTGAAAACGTGCTTGCtagtcagacagagaggtgatgaacctcggctcgttagataaacagtggatgtagccgCAGGCAGGGTATGAAATTAAGAAAATATTTTGGGGACAATTTTGGCCCCCACAGTCCCAAAAGTgggggcattttcaaaatgtttgggggccatcaaaaaaaaaaaaacttagatcTTCATGttatttttagatttaaatgCACAACGTCATCATTACTTTGCCGTCTGCCAAcccaaataaatgtaaaacttGCCATTTCTTTTACAGAGAGAAGTGTGGAAGTAGTAgctacagacagaaaacaggagaaagCCGTAAGCAAACTGACATCAGTATATGATTTAAATGTGATTTAAACCATTTTAGCCTTCTATGAGAATGAGAACAATACTAATAGGCTGCCTGGCCCCTCATAAACATAAAAGTAAGCTGAAAACCTATAGGGCTGAGCACCCCCTCCGACTCCAAATCGACTCTATAGATTACACGGTCTTTACTTAAATAATGAAGAACTGCTTTTAATTACGACTTGGCCGAGACCTTAACGTGCCATTCATGTGTTTCCCATGAATAGCCTACTACTAAAACCAGAGCTAAAACTCGGGAGCGGAGCAGGATATAATGTGCATGA containing:
- the LOC142368742 gene encoding uncharacterized protein LOC142368742 — translated: MFHRHPVLPEVHNACPLTDFELGNPEEDIDSAVNKMKAVNEKVLQNIERAQQRQMKGFATRKGKKLPVRPIGVGDQVLVSQNPRNKTLTEGLSARHRGPYTVVGLSGKGVATITTEKGTRQKHNISRLKPYHRVESHDCQRLSVYHDHHGYNSCSLKQDHGYAWLGDKWAKDAGPFQDALLKYVLDTIRPANELLVKDGEVCLLREDFWSLGLNRCMDSTIGNACLKLVREAALTHGKDVHIVDMFVVPTWKADADPLSNLPYALSFCISSPLNFSEEDMPSIRKWWCLEVMERFSIEGHGQRFAFWTQEAKDLLCGKLESLYRLPRRKVKERLKCVCAHLTLYCPFVCMSSSRTGDPSFNLVTEKDPVEDHVREAENMPVVSKLA